The following are encoded together in the Cheilinus undulatus linkage group 3, ASM1832078v1, whole genome shotgun sequence genome:
- the prdm2b gene encoding PR domain zinc finger protein 2, translating to MAITGGMVETLDGIPAHVWKGLPDCLSLGPSAINQNRIGVWATRVIPKGKRFGPFVGEKKKRSQVTSNVYMWEVYFPARGWMCVDATDPVKGNWLRYVNWARSSEEQNLFPLEINRAIYYKVLRPIGPGEELLVWYTVEDNPEITAALEEERASSLSRKNSPRAKRARRKLLERARQAGLGGFKKTSVTKPTVKEIKEMWDGEDSLKEEDGKPSTFEPSQELQETHPIKSTNYTDADNMSTAMTDRGNGEQKEDEDEEEEEEEEDADDLEEPKEVHQQTAQHSRPEFMQNKLTCGEENLKGWQGKAESSSLAGQELEVDPELDLDPDPDGDLEVGPHGESYPCQHCERHFSTRQGLERHNHIHAITNQQSQLFKCRYCSKSFGSQVGRRRHERRHESGPKKRPGSLAGTASLLSPVLQTDGSSPDCTSPTTHYIAIGSQFTGGSIHNSEMQRKESGLNADRPFVLDENGESKELHPCKYCNKAFGTHTNMRRHQRRIHERHLLPKGVRRKGMLLQEASAQQQPDESPSTSPPPVYVPSADTEDEADRDDYTMDISKNISENLSFYIDGKIVSTSTVSSCEVIEVDSRSAALFGLDTVIISPNQISQALKVESRTNAAKQVSNIGQPAAKRRTSTPPLVPSLKVETETASFTASTSSSSSSSSSSSNLLVGGLFQQAADSSAFQREKTVYLSPKLKQLLQTQDIQKSTIALITESHRLASPLSVTPLPGVSGRFKRRTASPPSTPQLSPACKTESCKAEVTSSFTLKVPKVENRSASPPGSLLEKEDADSLSPSGNNTHSQTSSSGGNSCNQQPLDLSNSVSKRSDSLNKVLGDSALDLSLHRKSAEPELKGSLAPQPLIKKRKPNTSMLEKVLMNEYVGLTLPGEDSPSALANSCFNSHSPNVISESAHSSPPSLTPVTMNPSSPGTSSVTSPTPPPPVLPTIPSPPAMPSSPLSQPSDSSALRPLPVLSPKMSPRSVEHKLQSDSEEVMSADENKVEEENHFPEPLQSPKTPLEDNTNSCASEPAQVELLPTEADISLTTASNGLLNGKVNQNVDSVTEESSAALSSQPDQASSSSSPAPSDPSSAPLSPSLPLIKIKTEPQPSIDEMSVMNHATLDTVDSSSLPSAPDKPSDKTFEGEEIDSTFCKTFVCNVCEEPFTSIKELSGHITEHVADWPFKCEFCVQLFSDSPALLAHRTALHGVGKIFVCSVCSKEFAFLCNLQQHQKDLHPNETCSHKTVESGKLRPQNYTDPSRAKEESCPSTPAPEMTDEAAPHNDSDLMKEETDVNGNHTEEGAEDPNEELYTTIKIMASEGGKPKGPDVRLGINQHYPSYKPPPFPYHSRSHAGSVASATNFTTHNIPQTFSTAIRCTKCGNSFDNMPELHKHILACANASDKKRYTPKKNPIPLKQIVKSPNGVVSPSAVTAGHSAFRRMGQPKRLNFNQDTGKTKMSALSKKKNQLVQKAISQKNKAATSSKKAIVKTEEESASSVCPHCSREFTYTASLTKHMAISCPMKPVVKKGKKTPAEVKKETLSVVDKNMNLRKKASEPEILQTEPESKPLGKTRARSSTATDPESTQTSKGKTAATQGRQKRPASFPAPVPPSKKTKKGQVQSLPPTPTTPETPSDTTQRPAMRMQRMGKEAAPKRLAEAKSPPPPTPPQPQQPKKEVRLPPRTRERVGGPVTRSLQIANTASAEVKTEEPSIQESKETQESLMK from the exons GTTTATTTCCCAGCACGAGGATGGATGTGTGTTGACGCCACAGACCCTGTGAAGGGGAACTGGTTGCGATATGTGAATTGGGCGAGGTCAAGTGAAGAGCAGAATCTTTTCCCTTTGGAGATCAACAGAGCCATTTACTACAAGGTTTTAAGG CCTATCGGGCCGGGAGAGGAGCTGCTGGTGTGGTACACTGTGGAAGACAACCCTGAGATAACAGCTGCACTGGAGGAAGAAAGAGCCAGTAGTCTGAGCAGGAAAAACTCACCCAGGGCGAAGCGAG cCAGAAGAAAGCTGCTGGAGAGAGCCAGACAGGCTGGTTTGGGTGGATTCAAGAAAACAAGTGTAACCAAACCTACCGTCAAGGAGATTAAGGAGATGTGGGATGGGGAAGACA gtCTTAAGGAGGAGGATGGGAAGCCATCCACCTTTGAGCCCTCACAGGAACTCCAGGAAACCCATCCCATAAAAAGCACCAACTATACAGATGCAGACAACATGTCAACAGCAATGACAGACAGGGGAAACGGTGAGCAGAAGGAAGacgaggatgaggaagaggaggaggaggaggaggatgctgATGATTTGGAAGAACCAAAGGAAGTACATCAGCAAACTGCACAGCATTCACGTCCTGAATTCATGCAGAATAAGCTGACATGCGGTGAAGAGAACCTTAAGGGCTGGCAAGGAAAGGCAGAGTCTTCCTCACTTGCAGGGCAAGAGCTAGAAGTTGATcctgagcttgaccttgacccTGATCCTGATGGTGACCTTGAAGTGGGTCCCCATGGTGAGTCATATCCCTGTCAGCACTGTGAGCGCCACTTTTCCACCAGACAAGGTCTGGAACGTCACAACCACATTCATGCCATCACTAACCAGCAATCACAACTGTTCAAGTGCCGGTACTGCAGTAAGTCCTTTGGTTCACAGGTGGGGAGGCGGCGACATGAGAGGAGACATGAGAGTGGGCCGAAAAAACGGCCTGGCTCTCTGGCAGGCACTGCCAGTCTGCTCAGTCCTGTATTGCAGACTGATGGTTCGAGTCCAGACTGCACCAGTCCAACCACTCACTATATAGCCATAGGGTCGCAGTTTACTGGAGGATCTATACACAACTCTGAGATGCAGAGAAAGGAGTCTGGACTTAATGCGGACCGTCCCTTTGTTTTGGATGAAAATGGGGAATCTAAAGAACTCCATCCCTGCAAGTACTGTAACAAAGCATTTGGCACACACACTAACATGCGCAGACACCAGCGCAGAATACATGAACGACACTTGCTACCAAAGGGAGTGCGCAGGAAAGGCATGCTTCTGCAAGAGGCCTCAGCACAGCAGCAGCCTGATGAGTCCCCCAGCACCAGCCCTCCGCCCGTCTATGTGCCCAGTGCAGACACAGAAGATGAAGCAGACAGGGATGATTACACAATGGACATATCTAAAAACATCTCTGAGAATTTGAGCTTTTACATTGATGGTAAGATTGTGTCCACTAGCACAGTGAGCAGCTGTGAGGTGATAGAGGTAGACTCCAGATCTGCAGCTCTGTTTGGTCTAGATACAGTCATCATCAGCCCAAATCAAATTAGTCAGGCACTGAAGGTTGAGAGTAGAACCAATGCTGCAAAGCAAGTCTCTAACATTGGTCAGCCAGCAGCTAAAAGAAGAACGTCTACACCCCCCCTTGTTCCCAGCCTGAAAgtagaaacagaaacagcatCTTTCACAGCCTCtacatcatcgtcatcatcttcctcatcttcctcatctAACTTGTTAGTGGGTGGACTATTCCAGCAAGCTGCAGATTCCTCAGCATTTCAGCGGGAGAAAACTGTATATCTGTCACCTAAGCTCAAGCAACTCCTTCAGACACAAGACATTCAGAAATCCACAATAGCTCTGATAACAGAAAGCCATAGACTAGCCTCCCCTCTGTCAGTCACACCGTTACCAGGAGTTTCAGGAaggtttaaaagaagaacagccTCTCCCCCATCTACTCCACAGCTCAGTCCTGCATGTAAAACAGAGAGCTGTAAAGCCGAGGTGACAAGCTCATTCACCCTTAAGGTGCCAAAGGTAGAAAACCGCAGCGCATCACCTCCTGGGAGCCTGCTAGAAAAGGAAGATGCAGACAGCTTGAGCCCCTCTGGAAATAATACTCACAGCCAAACTTCCAGTAGTGGGGGTAATTCCTGTAATCAGCAGCCCTTGGATCTGTCAAACTCCGTGAGCAAGAGGAGTGACAGTTTGAACAAGGTGCTGGGGGATTCAGCTCTTGATTTAAGCTTACATCGGAAGAGTGCCGAGCCTGAATTAAAGGGAAGTTTAGCACCACAGCCACTGATTAAAAAGAGAAAGCCCAACACCAGCATGCTTGAGAAGGTGCTGATGAATGAGTATGTAGGTCTTACTTTGCCGGGAGAGGACAGCCCTTCAGCCTTAGCAAACAGTTGTTTTAATTCTCACTCTCCAAACGTTATATCAGAGTCTGCTCATTCCTCCCCGCCCTCTTTGACACCTGTCACTATGAACCCCTCTTCCCCTGGCACATCCAGTGTTACGTCGCCAACACCGCCTCCTCCTGTTCTACCTACCATACCGTCTCCTCCAGCTATGCCTAGCTCTCCACTCTCTCAGCCTTCAGACTCCTCTGCACTCAGACCACTTCCTGTGCTCTCACCAAAAATGTCTCCAAGATCGGTTGAACACAAGCTCCAGTCAGACTCAGAGGAGGTTATGTCAGCTGATGAAAACAAAGTTGAGGAAGAGAACCACTTCCCTGAGCCATTACAATCCCCTAAGACTCCACTTGAAGATAACACAAATTCTTGCGCTTCTGAACCAGCACAGGTGGAACTTCTACCTACTGAAGCAGACATTTCTTTGACTACAGCTTCCAATGGTCTGCTAAATGGCAAGGTGAACCAAAACGTAGATTCTGTAACAGAGGAGTCTTCTGCTGCTTTGTCGTCCCAGCCGGATCAagcatcttcatcatcatctcctGCACCAAGTGATCCATCCTCAGCACCACTCTCGCCATCCCTCCCGCTGATTAAGATTAAAACCGAGCCTCAACCCAGCATAGATGAGATGTCTGTTATGAATCATGCAACTTTGGACACTGTTGACTCTTCATCTCTGCCTTCTGCTCCTGATAAACCGTCTGATAAAACCTTTGAAGGGGAGGAAATTGACTCAACATTCTGCAAGACCTTTGTGTGTAACGTCTGCGAGGAGCCGTTCACCTCCATCAAAGAGCTCAGTGGTCACATCACAGAGCACGTTGCCGACTGGCCCTTCAAGTGTGAATTCTGTGTGCAGCTGTTCAGTGACAGCCCGGCACTACTGGCTCACCGGACAGCACTTCATGGAGTGGGGAAAATCTTTGTGTGCTCTGTTTGTTCTAAGGAGTTTGCTTTCCTTTGTAACCTCCAGCAGCACCAAAAAGACTTGCATCCAAACGAGACCTGTTCACATAAGACTGTGGAGAGCGGAAAGTTAAGACCACAAAACTACACAGATCCATCTAGAGCCAAAGAGGAAAGTTGTCCTTCAACACCAGCACCAGAGATGACAGATGAGGCTGCACCACACAATGACTCTGACTTAATGAAAGAAGAGACTGATGTTAACGGTAATCACACAGAGGAAGGAGCTGAAGACCCCAATGAGGAGCTGTACACTACAATAAAGATCATGGCCTCAGAAGGAGGAAAGCCTAAAGGCCCTGATGTCCGCCTTGGCATTAATCAACACTACCCCAGTTACAAACCCCCCCCTTTTCCTTATCACAGCCGTTCCCATGCTGGCTCTGTGGCCTCAGCTACTAACTTCACCACACACAACATACCACAAACTTTCAGCACTGCCATTCGCTGCACAAAGTGTGGCAACAGCTTTGACAACATGCCCGAACTGCACAAGCACATTTTGGCCTGCGCTAACGCTAGTGATAAGAAGCGTTACACTCCCAAGAAAAACCCCATCCCCCTCAAGCAAATAGTTAAGAGCCCTAATGGAGTCGTGTCGCCCTCAGCAGTCACTGCAGGCCACAGTGCTTTCCGTAGAATGGGTCAGCCAAAGAGACTTAACTTTAATCAAGATACaggtaaaacaaaaatgagtgccctcagtaaaaagaaaaaccagCTGGTCCAGAAGgctatttcacaaaaaaataaagcagccaCCAGTTCAAAGAAGGCTATTGTTAAAACTGAGGAGGAGTCAGCTTCAAGCGTCTGCCCCCACTGCAGCAGGGAGTTTACTTATACTGCAAGTCTCACTAAACATATGGCCATAAGCTGCCCCATGAAGCCTgtggtaaaaaagggtaaaaaaactcctgcagaggtgaaaaaagaaacactgtcTGTGGtggataaaaacatgaatctgAGGAAGAAAGCCTCAGAGCCAGAAATCCTACAGACAGAGCCAGAGTCTAAACCCCTGGGAAAGACAAGAGCTCGGAGCTCCACTGCAACAGATCCTGAATCCACCCAGACCAGCAAAGGCAAAACAGCTGCTACCCAGGGCCGCCAAAAAAGGCCCGCCTCTTTCCCAGCACCAGTTCCTCCTAGCAAAAAAACCAAGAAGGGCCAAGTTCAGTCTCTACCTCCCACACCTACAACCCCAGAAACTCCTAGTGACACAACACAACGGCCAGCCATGAGAATGCAGCGCATGGGTAAGGAGGCAGCACCCAAAAGATTAGCAGAGGCCAAATCACCACCACCTCCAACACCgccacagccacaacagccgaAGAAAGAGGTGCGGTTACCCCCAAGAACAAGGGAGCGTGTAGGTGGTCCAGTTACCAGGAGCTTACAGATAGCCAACACAGCTTCTGCTGAGGTGAAAACTGAGGAACCATCGATTCAAGAATCAAAGGAGACTCAG GAGTCGCTGATGAAGTGA